In Methanococcoides sp. LMO-2, a single window of DNA contains:
- a CDS encoding cobalamin B12-binding domain-containing protein → MPSKEELLGEAYASLVEIDEKRVFNAIEKWIENGYEIKDLLEKFAEALSEIGKRFEEKEYFLSQLMNSTLILDKANKLIVEKMAEKGVEIKSKGTIVMATVRNDTHDLGKNIAASMLRIAGFNVIDIGKDRTASEIIDAAIDNKADIVAVSSMTSTTMGKLEELIELLEEKGIRQNVKVVVSGAPVTQEYADSIGADACVRTATEAVEAAESFMN, encoded by the coding sequence ATGCCATCAAAAGAAGAACTGCTTGGGGAAGCATATGCATCGTTGGTAGAGATCGATGAAAAGAGGGTCTTCAATGCCATTGAAAAATGGATAGAAAATGGATATGAGATCAAAGACCTTTTAGAAAAGTTCGCAGAAGCCCTTAGTGAAATTGGCAAAAGGTTCGAAGAAAAGGAATATTTCCTGTCCCAGTTGATGAACTCCACTTTGATCCTTGACAAAGCAAACAAGCTCATTGTTGAAAAGATGGCTGAGAAAGGTGTGGAAATTAAAAGTAAAGGAACGATCGTAATGGCAACTGTCAGGAACGATACCCATGACCTGGGGAAGAACATTGCAGCAAGTATGCTGAGGATCGCAGGATTCAATGTTATTGATATCGGAAAGGACCGTACTGCATCAGAGATCATCGACGCGGCAATTGACAATAAGGCCGACATTGTTGCAGTGTCCTCCATGACAAGCACAACGATGGGAAAACTTGAAGAATTGATCGAGCTCCTTGAAGAGAAGGGAATCCGGCAAAATGTAAAAGTGGTTGTTAGCGGAGCTCCGGTTACGCAGGAATATGCAGATTCCATCGGAGCTGATGCATGTGTCAGGACTGCCACGGAAGCAGTAGAAGCCGCTGAAAGTTTTATGAATTAA
- a CDS encoding winged helix-turn-helix domain-containing protein, with protein sequence MTQKEIAEQSYLPPRTIRYALGRLKDEDFLQERFYFKDARQSLYGLKEIPGQQVTGEASPQGEFEFANVYTVPKEYEVLAT encoded by the coding sequence CTGACACAAAAAGAGATAGCCGAACAAAGTTATCTTCCCCCACGTACTATTCGATATGCATTGGGCAGACTGAAGGACGAGGATTTCCTGCAGGAAAGATTCTACTTCAAAGACGCAAGGCAAAGCCTGTATGGTCTGAAAGAAATACCCGGACAACAGGTCACAGGTGAAGCATCCCCACAGGGAGAATTTGAATTCGCCAATGTGTATACCGTTCCGAAGGAGTACGAAGTATTGGCAACATAA
- a CDS encoding molybdopterin-synthase adenylyltransferase MoeB — MKLTPDQKERYAKHIIMKPMGEEGQKRLLESRVLCVGSGGLGSPVIQYLAAAGIGKLGIIDDDVVEMSNLQRQVIHAGNLGRPKVESAKEYVESLNPDVTVVSYNMRLSPDNVEELIADYDVVVDCSDNFATRYLLNDACVLHNKPLFHGSIFMFEGQVMTILPHEGPCYRCIFSTSPSTDAARTAGVMGILPGVVGTMQATEVVKYISRLGKSLVGRMIYYDALGMRFDEITVNRNPKCPVCGNNPSITSIDAENY; from the coding sequence ATGAAATTAACTCCCGATCAAAAGGAACGATATGCAAAGCATATTATTATGAAGCCCATGGGCGAGGAAGGGCAGAAGCGCCTTCTGGAATCAAGGGTATTGTGTGTTGGTTCGGGCGGGCTCGGCTCACCTGTGATACAGTACCTTGCTGCTGCAGGCATTGGGAAGCTTGGAATAATTGATGATGACGTTGTGGAAATGAGCAATCTGCAGCGCCAGGTTATCCATGCAGGCAACCTTGGAAGGCCGAAAGTCGAGTCTGCAAAGGAATATGTGGAAAGTCTGAACCCCGACGTTACGGTAGTATCCTACAACATGCGCCTGAGTCCCGACAATGTTGAGGAACTTATCGCTGATTACGACGTTGTTGTGGACTGCTCGGACAATTTCGCCACCCGTTATCTCCTCAACGATGCATGTGTGCTCCATAACAAGCCCCTCTTCCATGGCAGCATCTTCATGTTCGAAGGGCAGGTAATGACAATCCTCCCTCATGAAGGGCCATGCTACCGTTGCATCTTCTCCACATCACCTTCCACAGATGCAGCCAGGACTGCCGGTGTCATGGGAATTCTTCCCGGAGTAGTGGGTACCATGCAGGCAACAGAGGTCGTGAAGTATATTTCCCGCCTTGGAAAGTCGCTGGTAGGGCGCATGATCTACTACGATGCCCTCGGAATGAGGTTCGATGAGATAACTGTGAACAGGAATCCAAAATGTCCGGTTTGCGGAAATAATCCCTCCATTACGTCTATTGATGCTGAAAATTACTAA
- the mbhE gene encoding hydrogen gas-evolving membrane-bound hydrogenase subunit E: MDSFNAITVAIFLPFIFAGLVPVMEKILKQRVGWFAAATALTSFILIGMAAPEVLEEGHIVQGTISWIPSAGVNFSIYADGLAMLIGFIASGIGVLIMSYSNGYMSQKEDLKRYYQYLLLFMGSMIGMVFSANTIQLFIFWELTSITSFMLIGYWRHKPESIYGATKSLLITAAGGLAMLAGFLLLRSITGSFDLAEILSDPQIIHAIKEHELFLITLILILIGAAAKSAQGPFYIWLPNAMEAPTPVSAFLHSATMVKAGIYLVARIHPIFSGTDAWFILVSGIGILTMLVAGFLAFRQTDIKGILAYSTISQLAYMMTMYGYTTHHEPGIGVAAATFHLLNHATFKACLFLVAGIVAHEAATRDIRKLGGLRREMPITFIVASIAALAMAGVPPLNGFLSKEMFYESSLEMGHLLGGAFTFIIPACAVLGGVFTFAYSIKLIDGIFLGERSKEHLPEHIHEPPLTMLIPPAFLAGLVILFGVVPSLPIHHIIEPTVSGILLETAHLHVKLWHGFTTSLMMTIVTFILGILIYTKYDRIADWQNSFNAKFPWISVNYYYDNAVDSAKDRAFKFSSFTQPGNIKNYINAMLLLMIALVAVPVIILATNIIPSTLNFSIPPYEAILLILLVVAALAAAVLPKYLPAIIALSALGYGVSLLFIYLKAPDLALTQVLVETLSTIIFLLAITKIPQKYKEKISTSVLIRDVTISLAVATSVFVVLLNATQGIVPPFESLSHYFIENSLPLAGGHNIVNVIIVDFRGYDTLGEISVLCLAALGVYNLIHSRGEEQ; this comes from the coding sequence ATGGATTCATTTAATGCAATAACGGTAGCTATATTCCTGCCGTTCATATTTGCCGGGCTTGTTCCCGTAATGGAAAAGATATTAAAGCAACGCGTGGGCTGGTTTGCAGCAGCCACAGCCCTGACATCCTTCATACTTATCGGCATGGCAGCACCGGAAGTACTTGAAGAAGGACACATAGTTCAGGGTACGATCTCCTGGATACCCTCTGCAGGCGTGAACTTCTCGATATACGCCGACGGGCTTGCAATGCTCATCGGGTTTATCGCATCCGGTATCGGCGTCCTTATCATGTCCTACTCCAACGGATACATGTCCCAGAAAGAGGACCTTAAAAGATACTACCAGTACCTGCTTCTTTTCATGGGATCCATGATCGGAATGGTCTTTTCCGCAAATACGATACAACTTTTCATATTCTGGGAACTCACCAGTATCACATCATTCATGCTTATCGGATATTGGAGGCACAAGCCTGAATCCATCTATGGTGCCACCAAATCCCTTCTTATCACTGCCGCCGGCGGACTTGCAATGCTTGCAGGTTTCCTGCTTCTGCGCAGCATCACAGGATCTTTCGACCTTGCAGAAATACTCAGTGACCCGCAGATCATTCATGCGATCAAGGAACACGAGCTCTTCCTGATAACACTTATACTAATCTTAATTGGTGCAGCAGCAAAATCTGCACAGGGTCCTTTCTACATATGGCTCCCTAACGCAATGGAAGCCCCGACACCGGTAAGTGCCTTCCTGCACTCGGCAACAATGGTCAAGGCAGGTATCTACCTCGTTGCAAGGATACACCCCATCTTCTCCGGAACAGATGCATGGTTCATCCTTGTAAGTGGAATAGGTATCCTGACAATGCTGGTAGCCGGGTTCCTCGCATTCAGGCAGACCGACATTAAAGGAATCCTGGCATACTCCACCATCAGCCAGCTGGCCTACATGATGACCATGTACGGTTACACCACACACCACGAACCCGGCATCGGTGTGGCAGCTGCAACATTCCACCTTCTTAACCACGCAACGTTCAAGGCCTGTCTTTTCCTTGTCGCGGGTATAGTGGCACACGAGGCTGCCACGCGTGACATACGAAAGCTCGGCGGGTTGCGGCGGGAGATGCCGATAACGTTCATAGTGGCGAGCATTGCTGCACTTGCAATGGCAGGTGTGCCGCCACTCAACGGTTTCCTGAGCAAGGAGATGTTCTATGAATCATCCCTTGAGATGGGACATCTGCTGGGAGGAGCTTTCACTTTCATCATCCCTGCATGCGCAGTCCTTGGTGGGGTCTTCACCTTTGCTTACTCCATCAAACTGATCGACGGCATATTCCTCGGAGAGCGCTCAAAGGAACATCTCCCTGAGCACATCCATGAACCACCACTCACAATGCTCATCCCACCTGCATTCCTTGCAGGACTTGTGATACTCTTCGGAGTGGTACCATCACTGCCGATCCACCATATTATTGAGCCCACCGTTTCAGGCATCCTGCTGGAGACCGCACACCTGCACGTAAAGCTCTGGCATGGCTTCACAACATCCCTGATGATGACCATTGTCACATTCATACTTGGAATCCTCATATACACCAAATATGACAGGATCGCAGACTGGCAGAATAGCTTCAATGCAAAGTTCCCATGGATCAGTGTCAATTACTACTATGACAATGCAGTGGATTCCGCAAAGGACAGGGCATTTAAGTTCTCCTCTTTCACACAGCCAGGGAACATCAAGAATTACATTAACGCAATGCTGCTTCTCATGATAGCACTGGTAGCAGTTCCGGTGATCATACTTGCCACGAACATAATACCATCCACATTGAACTTTAGCATTCCACCTTATGAAGCCATACTCCTGATATTGCTGGTCGTGGCAGCCCTGGCAGCAGCAGTCCTTCCAAAATACCTGCCGGCAATCATAGCACTATCTGCACTGGGATACGGCGTAAGCCTGCTGTTCATCTACCTGAAAGCACCGGACCTTGCACTGACACAGGTATTGGTCGAGACACTTTCAACCATAATCTTCCTGCTTGCTATCACAAAGATACCGCAAAAGTACAAAGAGAAGATCAGCACATCGGTGCTTATAAGGGACGTTACAATATCCCTGGCGGTCGCAACAAGCGTATTCGTCGTACTGCTCAACGCCACACAGGGAATTGTACCACCATTCGAATCCCTTTCCCACTACTTCATTGAGAACAGCCTTCCGCTTGCAGGGGGCCACAACATTGTCAATGTGATCATCGTGGACTTCAGAGGATACGATACTCTCGGAGAGATCTCTGTACTCTGTCTGGCAGCACTTGGTGTATACAACCTTATACACAGCCGGGGTGAGGAACAATGA
- a CDS encoding monovalent cation/H+ antiporter subunit B, with product MTTIITKTITKICIPLVILFSISLLLAGHNNPGGGFIGGVMFASVISLMYVVFGLKYVKTFFNPDWGKWFGFGLTLASFTAFAAMIFGHNFFRSAVEFVHLPLFGEIELVSAGLFDLGVYFVVIGSLLFIFKNVGDDNE from the coding sequence ATGACCACAATAATAACGAAAACAATAACAAAAATATGCATACCCCTGGTGATTCTGTTCTCCATATCACTCCTGCTTGCAGGACACAACAACCCGGGAGGAGGTTTCATCGGAGGTGTGATGTTCGCTTCGGTCATTTCACTTATGTACGTAGTGTTCGGACTGAAATATGTAAAAACGTTCTTCAACCCCGACTGGGGCAAATGGTTCGGATTCGGACTTACACTTGCATCCTTTACAGCATTTGCAGCTATGATCTTCGGACATAACTTCTTCAGGAGTGCTGTGGAGTTCGTCCACCTCCCATTGTTCGGAGAGATCGAACTCGTATCTGCCGGCCTGTTTGACCTGGGCGTATATTTCGTAGTGATCGGATCACTGCTTTTCATCTTCAAAAATGTAGGTGATGACAATGAATAA
- a CDS encoding NADH-quinone oxidoreductase subunit K translates to MNNTLLTLTIALLFGIGTFLMLRRDIIKVIIGLSVLSHAVNLLIVSTGLFDGTKVPIITGDGHGGEASGTIFNDNLADGVLAPVVSASTHVDFVDPLVQALVLTAIVISLATTAFILILAYRIYEEYGTTDIRELRRLWG, encoded by the coding sequence ATGAATAATACATTACTTACCCTTACGATCGCACTCCTGTTCGGCATAGGAACATTCCTAATGCTGAGAAGGGATATCATAAAAGTTATAATCGGACTTTCCGTCCTGTCCCATGCAGTTAACCTGCTTATCGTTTCCACAGGCTTGTTCGATGGTACAAAAGTACCCATCATCACAGGGGACGGACACGGAGGAGAGGCATCCGGAACAATATTCAATGACAATCTTGCCGATGGTGTACTGGCACCCGTGGTCTCAGCTTCAACACATGTTGATTTCGTAGACCCGCTTGTCCAGGCACTGGTACTTACGGCCATCGTTATCAGCCTCGCTACAACAGCATTCATACTGATCCTTGCATACCGGATATACGAGGAATATGGAACGACTGATATACGTGAGCTCAGGAGGCTGTGGGGATGA
- a CDS encoding proton-conducting transporter membrane subunit has translation MEDISHLPIILIAVPILMAAIMIFLRSNTGAQKALNIGVSFVMMLFSFILLWQVWNGGIQVYEVGEWGKYGIILVADLLSSGMVVLSSLVSFLALLYSLDYIEGKSLSSSYHSLFNLLVAGLNGTFLTGDIFNMFVFFEILLLSSCALVVANENGGVTKISDKMEATFKYLVLNMIGSIVMLIAVASLYATVGTLNMADISVKVSAMSAAGTLPWHIYAIALLFIVVFGNKAAIFPMHYWLPDVHPTAPSPISAMLSGVMIKVGAYGVLRVFFLIFKDAMFLLQPIIIFLALATIIIGAVSAVGQKDVKRLLAYSSVSQIGYVFLGIGFGTVYALAASLVFLVNHAIAKSMLFLTSGGIIHHAGTRDMTKMGGMMKTSPVMSVAFLIGAMSIAGLPPMGGFIAKFVLFDAGLLAEYYIPIAIALFFAVFTLFYMFRAWLLMFWGEIRDVEKYGEYSSHGPSYMIVIPIVTLAALAFVFGIYAEPLIALSQAIAEQLIDPQPYIDAVMTRVVR, from the coding sequence ATGGAAGATATATCCCACCTTCCGATAATACTGATAGCCGTGCCGATACTCATGGCTGCCATCATGATCTTTTTGCGCTCCAATACCGGAGCTCAGAAAGCATTGAACATAGGTGTCTCATTCGTAATGATGCTATTCAGCTTCATACTCCTCTGGCAGGTCTGGAACGGAGGTATCCAGGTCTATGAGGTCGGAGAATGGGGCAAGTACGGCATCATACTTGTAGCCGACCTGCTCAGTTCAGGAATGGTTGTGTTAAGTTCACTGGTATCCTTCCTGGCACTGCTCTACTCACTGGACTACATAGAAGGCAAGTCACTTAGTTCCAGTTACCATTCACTCTTCAACCTGCTTGTGGCAGGTCTTAACGGAACTTTCCTGACAGGCGACATATTCAACATGTTCGTATTCTTTGAGATACTCCTGTTGTCCTCCTGTGCACTGGTGGTCGCCAACGAAAACGGAGGCGTCACAAAAATATCAGACAAGATGGAAGCAACGTTCAAGTACCTTGTACTGAACATGATCGGTTCCATTGTTATGCTTATTGCAGTAGCATCCCTTTATGCCACCGTGGGAACTCTCAACATGGCGGACATCTCAGTCAAGGTAAGTGCAATGAGCGCTGCAGGAACACTCCCATGGCACATATATGCCATTGCATTGTTGTTCATCGTTGTATTCGGAAACAAGGCAGCAATATTCCCTATGCACTACTGGCTCCCCGATGTGCACCCCACCGCACCATCACCCATCAGCGCAATGCTTAGTGGTGTTATGATCAAGGTCGGTGCTTACGGAGTGCTCAGGGTGTTCTTCCTTATCTTTAAGGATGCCATGTTCCTGTTGCAGCCGATAATAATCTTCCTGGCACTTGCAACGATCATAATAGGAGCAGTATCAGCAGTTGGACAGAAGGATGTCAAAAGACTACTGGCATACTCCAGTGTCAGCCAGATCGGATACGTTTTCCTTGGAATCGGCTTCGGTACAGTCTACGCACTTGCAGCATCCCTTGTATTCCTTGTGAACCATGCGATCGCAAAGTCCATGTTGTTCCTTACCTCAGGAGGAATAATCCACCACGCAGGTACAAGGGACATGACTAAGATGGGCGGAATGATGAAGACAAGCCCGGTAATGAGCGTGGCCTTCCTGATAGGTGCCATGTCCATTGCAGGACTTCCACCAATGGGAGGATTCATCGCAAAGTTCGTGCTCTTTGATGCAGGACTTCTTGCAGAGTACTACATACCTATTGCAATAGCCCTGTTCTTTGCAGTCTTCACCCTGTTTTACATGTTCAGGGCATGGCTGCTGATGTTCTGGGGTGAGATCAGGGATGTGGAAAAATACGGAGAATATTCCTCACACGGACCATCCTACATGATAGTAATACCCATAGTAACACTTGCAGCACTGGCATTCGTCTTTGGGATCTATGCCGAACCGCTTATCGCCCTTTCACAGGCGATCGCAGAACAACTGATCGATCCGCAACCCTACATTGATGCAGTAATGACGAGGGTGGTAAGATGA
- a CDS encoding Na+/H+ antiporter subunit E: MKRYIIYSIALGLIWCFVHGTISATNFLVGLVLGPFVIYPFRELYDFTRKKSYANTIQKIPKQLKFLGVLLIEIIKANIVVAKIVLSPKLNINPGIIAVPIRTETDTGITAIANTITLTPGTLTIDVSDDRKVLYVHAIDASDPQDVRESIREDLEKYVLEAFE, encoded by the coding sequence ATGAAACGATATATCATATACTCAATAGCTCTTGGACTGATCTGGTGCTTTGTCCATGGAACAATTAGCGCCACCAACTTCCTGGTGGGACTGGTTCTCGGACCTTTCGTGATATATCCGTTCAGGGAACTGTATGACTTCACAAGAAAGAAATCATATGCTAACACGATACAAAAGATACCAAAACAGCTAAAGTTCCTGGGAGTCCTTCTGATCGAGATCATAAAAGCGAACATCGTGGTCGCAAAGATTGTGCTCAGTCCAAAACTGAACATCAACCCGGGAATAATTGCAGTCCCGATCCGCACAGAGACCGACACAGGCATAACTGCTATTGCCAATACGATCACCCTGACACCGGGAACCCTTACAATCGATGTATCGGATGACAGGAAAGTGCTTTATGTACATGCCATCGATGCATCCGATCCACAGGACGTACGTGAATCCATCAGGGAAGATCTTGAAAAATATGTACTGGAGGCATTCGAATGA
- a CDS encoding cation:proton antiporter: MNSLLLDASLTFMVIAIIPCIYRVIKGPTIPDRVIAVDAMTTVIVAMLGIYSYVQGSVFFMDVALVLAIISFVGTVTISKYLDEGVVF; the protein is encoded by the coding sequence ATGAACTCATTATTACTTGACGCATCATTGACCTTCATGGTCATTGCGATCATACCATGCATATACAGGGTCATCAAAGGACCTACAATACCTGACCGCGTGATCGCCGTGGATGCCATGACAACAGTCATCGTTGCGATGCTTGGTATATACTCATATGTACAGGGATCCGTGTTCTTCATGGATGTTGCCCTTGTGCTTGCGATCATCTCATTTGTCGGGACGGTTACTATATCCAAGTACCTTGATGAAGGGGTGGTATTCTGA